From the genome of Lutzomyia longipalpis isolate SR_M1_2022 chromosome 2, ASM2433408v1, one region includes:
- the LOC129788561 gene encoding WW domain-binding protein 11 — MGRRSINTTKSGKYMNPTDQARKEARKKELKKNKKQRQMVRAAVLKGKDPSQIIEEMEKIDEMEYNVFQPSPLNEKVLKEKRKKLKETFDRVMRLYHTDDPELWAELKRKEVDYEKRRNKKVQYYESVKHAQSVQIDDIPLPQMAAESAAPATPSQGSGGGAFGGGQGRIPLPPVSAQAPPFVPNVQQSILKKPSEKGDEKSGHKVKKDPPGCPPGPSPNLLDMRELDEDYDEEPRPKKIKTIRFSDEPRVKEKPPVEDSGRGGGGAPEDDSHNKPTSIQQRILALSGQNIDEFMKEMESVQKKKEQEKSGEADVLPEEKGTESKAAAESEKDIAKASSANPPMLHPPGIALPGGPPPPPMGLPPAQNMLFRPPPLRPGMPGMGGIRMPPGPPPGRPGLPPGPPPGMPPRLGIRMPPGPPPGMPPRHGKGHHHQNILSAGPQLVSKDPKSATITAKPQIRNLSADVTRFLPAALRGKREEKQKSRSQHQQQPQYSHFVQNRIPPDQVQHPGTVAAPTGGAAAAQKKGPTKDDAYMQFMKEMQGLL, encoded by the exons ATGGGACGAAGATCAATAAATACCACCAAGAGTGGGAAGTACATGAATCCCACAGATCAAGCAC GAAAGGAAGCCCGGAAGAAGGAGCTGAAGAAGAACAAGAAGCAGCGTCAAATGGTCCGGGCTGCTGTTCTCAAGGGGAAGGATCCATCGCAGATAATCGAGgagatggagaaaattgatgaaatgg AGTACAACGTATTCCAGCCATCACCCCTCAATGAAAAGGTTCTCAAGGAGAAGAGGAAGAAGCTAAAGGAGACTTTTGACAGAGTTATGAGGCTCTAT cACACGGATGATCCGGAACTGTGGGCTGAGCTGAAGCGAAAGGAGGTGGATTATGAGAAGAGGAGGAATAAGAAAGTTCAGTACTATGAGAGTGTCAAACATGCCCAATCAGTGCAAATTGATGACATTCCCCTGCCACAAATGGCTGCTGAATCCGCCGCACCAGCTACCCCATCTCAGGGCAGTGGAGGAGGTGCCTTTGGTGGTGGCCAGGGGCGTATTCCATTGCCACCTGTGTCAGCCCAAGCACCACCCTTTGTGCCCAATGTCCAGCAGAGTATCCTGAAAAAGCCCTCGGAGAAGGGAGATGAAAAATCCGGACATAAAGTGAAGAAAGATCCTCCAGGATGCCCTCCGGGTCCTTCGCCGAACTTGCTGGACATGCGGGAACTCGATGAGGACTACGATGAGGAACCACGaccgaagaaaataaaaacaatccGATTTTCCGATGAACCACGAGTGAAGGAGAAGCCACCAGTGGAGGATTCAGGTAGAGGAGGAGGTGGAGCTCCTGAGGATGATTCCCACAACAAACCAACGTCAATTCAGCAAAGGATACTTGCACTTTCGGGGCAGAATATTGATGAATTCATGAAGGAAATGGAGAGTGTGCAGAAGAAAAAGGAACAGGAGAAGAGTGGAGAAGCGGATGTACTGCCAGAAGAGAAAGGAACTGAGAGCAAGGCAGCAGCTGAGAGTGAGAAGGATATTGCGAAGGCATCATCAGCAAATCCCCCAATGCTTCATCCTCCGGGGATTGCCCTTCCGGGTGGACCACCTCCGCCACCAATGGGTCTCCCTCCTGCACAGAATATGCTCTTCCGGCCACCTCCCTTGCGACCTGGAATGCCCGGAATGGGTGGAATAAGAATGCCACCGGGTCCCCCACCAGGACGCCCCGGATTACCTCCTGGTCCTCCACCGGGAATGCCCCCACGGCTGGGTATCCGTATGCCACCGGGGCCACCGCCGGGAATGCCTCCGCGTCACGGCAAAGGGCATCACCATCAGAATATCCTCTCAGCTGGACCACAGCTTGTCTCCAAGGATCCCAAGAGTGCCACCATCACAGCCAAGCCACAAATTCGCAATCTCAGCGCCGACGTGACGAGATTCCTTCCTGCAGCTCTGCGTGGGAAGCGCGAAGAGAAGCAGAAATCCCGATCTCAGCACCAGCAGCAGCCGCAGTACTCACACTTTGTGCAGAATCGCATTCCGCCAGATCAGGTGCAGCACCCTGGTACGGTGGCAGCCCCAACAGGAGGCGCAGCAGCAGCACAGAAGAAAGGACCCACAAAGGACGATGCTTACATGCAATTCATGAAGGAGATGCAGGGATTGCTCTAA
- the LOC129788559 gene encoding transmembrane protein 201 homolog, with the protein MFSGAISGWNLFVIFEIGIVFVVLTYKLRKKFPARVNCWFCNTNTSVPYLLRNSWTCEKCDQYNGFSPDGGYNRDVPAQYCTKLNWSPIRGRRGGSVKSSALSSVQSSPSNGLCDICNRNQCLKVQQLASFVPQNERTFNEEVEVYRKHLDEAYALCRDCEGVLRRQLNRVKRKVLGLKLTKAALILASKTPIVSTGDKNSSPLYSIATHTAVALGGLNFIRVCQNVKFSEILPALNLPALAIEYTESLFLHFAAVLSIFTAIGKYFISTLGLSGHLLTPLFAIFNPTNTPDADAALEDFFADISTLHLMGVAISLWILWQSDSGNQNKAIVMFLAWSASMCDTFIEEKSILIDGIFLFLSAVTFIASFCNLNDSAGSSRNIVDMGKTFHRLYADCSDSEEDETTGDSEELERSTVMSRENGIKYPLRKFMANYHSASVSPKQQQQRSPESLNETSYHTVNGSFGRNFGEIDGRMSRNSVYSQRSPHRFGDCTLKPAHSQGNLSVLNDTFYSFDNRSQFSEMNSTLCDFRTVRALPTEEFNSAIGKLRIDDTAGGSGVMMPNASENLWQRTSPQPRVSNFILAHAKVSPKSGGQNSWVAGGFWSGSPVKKPLIRSHFLNTAAAPLEDFEQMETRSSSLSSGFESRPSSVHDTIGTQNNSRESSVCGDPEVTFAFSEPLPQRNFNCNGIGKILNGSKKNDRPMPVFPIINSTTQTFIHPSKFDRN; encoded by the exons ATGTTTAGTGGTGCCATAAGTGGatggaatttatttgtaatatTTGAGATTGGGATAGTTTTCGTGGTTCTAACCTACAAACTCAG GAAGAAATTTCCAGCGAGAGTGAATTGCTGGTTTTGCAATACAAACACCAGTGTACCGTATTTGCTGAGAAATTCGTGGACTTGTGAGAAATGTGACCAATACAATGGCTTCAGTCCG GATGGGGGCTACAATCGGGATGTTCCAGCGCAGTACTGCACAAAGTTGAATTGGAGCCCAATTAGGGGGCGCAGAGGGGGCTCCGTGAAGTCATCCGCCCTCTCATCCGTTCAGAGCTCCCCATCTAATGGCCTCTGCGATATCTGCAATCGCAATCAATGCCTCAAAGTGCAGCAATTGGCCTCCTTTGTGCCCCAGAATGAACGAACATTCAACGAGGAAGTTGAGGTGTACCGGAAGCACCTCGATGAAGCCTACGCTCTGTGCAGGGATTGCGAAGGAGTCCTCCGGAGGCAGCTAAATCGCGTCAAGAGGAAGGTTCTGGGACTAAAATTGACCAAAGCTGCCCTCATTCTCGCATCGAAAACCCCCATCGTCAGCACGGGAGATAAAAATTCGTCTCCGCTGTACAGCATTGCCACCCACACTGCCGTTGCACTGGGAGGATTAAATTTCATCCGAGTGTGtcaaaatgtgaaattcagcGAAATTCTTCCTGCACTGAATCTCCCAGCATTGGCAATTGAGTACACCGAGAGCCTCTTCCTCCACTTTGCCGCAGTTCTCAGCATCTTCACGGCCATTGGGAAGTACTTCATCAGCACTTTGGGCCTCTCCGGGCACCTCCTCACGCCCCTCTTTGCAATCTTCAATCCAACAAATACTCCCGATGCTGATGCAGCTCTCGAAGATTTCTTTGCTGACATCTCCACTCTCCACCTCATGGGGGTCGCAATTTCCCTCTGGATTCTCTGGCAGAGTGATTCGGGGAATCAAAATAAGGCTATTGTGATGTTCCTGGCATGGAGTGCAAGTATGTGTGATACGTTCATTGAGGAAAAATCCATCCTCATCGATGGGATCTtt TTGTTCCTTTCAGCGGTAACATTCATTGCATCTTTTTGCAATCTAAACGACAGCGCGGGTAGTTCGCGCAATATTGTTGACATGGGAAAGACTTTTCATCGCTTATATGCGGACTGTAGTGATTCGGAAGAAGATGAGACAACTGGTGATTCAGAGGAATTGGAAAGGAGTACTGTGATGAGTCGTGAGAATGGGATAAAGTATCCCCTGCGGAAGTTTATGGCTAATTATCATTCAGCTTCCGTATCGCCaaagcagcagcaacagcgtAGCCCAGAGAGTCTCAATGAGACTTCTTATCACACGGTTAATGGGAGTTTTGGGCGgaattttggggaaattgaTGGACGCATGAGTAGGAATAGTGTTTATTCACAGCGAAGTCCCCACAGATTTGGGGATTGTACGCTAAAGCCAGCGCATTCACAGGGGAATCTCTCTGTGCTCAATGATACGTTTTACAGCTTTGACAATAGAAGTCAATTCAGTGAGATGAATTCGACTCTCTGTGATTTCCGGACGGTACGTGCGCTGCCAACGGAGGAATTTAATTCGGCCATTGGGAAGTTGCGAATTGATGACACGGCTGGTGGGAGTGGTGTCATGATGCCCAATGCTAGTGAGAATTTGTGGCAACGGACAAGCCCTCAGCCGAGAGTGTCAAATTTCATCTTAGCCCATGCGAAGGTTTCCCCAAAGAGTGGTGGACAGAATTCCTGGGTTGCTGGTGGCTTCTGGAGTGGATCACCGGTTAAAAAGCCCCTCATACGGAGTCATTTCCTCAATACTGCCGCCGCCCCGCTTGAGGACTTTGAGCAAATGGAAACGCGCTCATCGTCCCTTTCGTCGGGATTTGAGTCGAGACCGAGTTCCGTGCACGACACCATTGGAACGCAGAATAATTCACGCGAAAGTTCCGTCTGTGGGGATCCGGAAGTGACGTTTGCCTTCTCGGAGCCACTCCCGCAGAGAAATTTCAACTGCAACGGCATTGGGAAGATCCTCAATGGCAGCAAGAAGAACGATCGCCCAATGCCGGTGTTTCCCATCATCAACTCCACCACTCAGACGTTCATTCATCCCTCGAAATTTGATAGGAATTAA
- the LOC129788562 gene encoding probable cytochrome P450 6d5, giving the protein MVFGVFFVSFVCATIGVIYLYLKRSYRYWEKRNVTYIKPTVPFGNMKDVLLGRTDLGSIIRDLYNQSREKFFGIYMINRPALIIRDPELIKAIMIKDFDHFVDRGIFVDEEMDPISGNLFSLTGQKWHKLRIKLTPTFTSGKLRAMFPSVMSSAENMQKHLLKNLNNHSEGNVHEVRDLTARFLTDLIASVAFGINVNSIADPNAHFRKMGQKALAPTFRNGIVVFLSFMAPKVLDYLKLKQFDDDVEKFMVSIVEQTVKHREKNNVVREDFMQLLIQLRNSGTVKDDGDWSAETVDKQKQTMTFNEIAAQAAVFFLAGFETSSSVISFCLYELAKNPEMQERAYREIKQVLADNNWDYSYEGLKQMKYLECCMDEILRIYPPAPSIIRICTKDYKIPETNVTIEKGTNIFIPIWGLQKDPKYFENPEKYNPERFLPVNSDKRVPFTYLPFGEGPRSCIGARMGRLNAKVGLAVLLQTFRFELGPTMGQTLKMEANQVLLQPVDGIKLRFIPREQRGLVIQL; this is encoded by the exons atgGTTTTTGGAGTATTTTTCGTGAGTTTTGTGTGTGCCACAATTGGAGTGATTTACCTGTACCTCAAGCGATCCTACAGGTACTGGGAGAAGCGCAATGTAACGTACATTAAGCCCACAGTTCCTTTTGGGAACATGAAGGATGTTTTACTGGGAAGAACTGATCTCGGTAGCATAATTCGTGATCTCTACAATCAATCCCGGGAGAAATTCTTTGGGATCTACATGATAAATCGCCCAGCTTTAATCATTCGTGATCCCGAACTCATCAAGGCGATCATGATTAAggattttgatcattttgttGATCGTGGAATTTTCGTTGATGAAGAAATGGATCCCATTTCGGgaaatttattctctctcaCCGGGCAAAAGTGGCACAAACTTCGCATTAAACTCACACCGACTTTCACGTCGGGAAAATTGCGTGCAATGTTCCCATCTGTGATGTCATCAGCGGAAAATATGCAGAAGCATCTGCTGAAGAATCTTAATAATCACAGTGAGGGCAATGTACATGAAGTGAGGGATTTAACGGCGAGATTCCTTACGGATTTAATTGCTTCCGTGGCATTTGGAATAAATGTGAATAGTATTGCGGATCCCAATGCGCATTTCCGGAAAATGGGTCAAAAAGCCCTTGCGCCAACCTTCAGGAATGGCATTGTGGTATTCCTGTCTTTTATGGCCCCAAAAGTTCTTGATTATCTTAAACTTAAGCAATTTGATGATGATGTGGAGAAGTTTATGGTTTCCATTGTGGAACAAACTGTTAAGCACCGGGAGAAGAACAACGTTGTCCGGGAGGACTTTATGCAGCTCCTCATTCAGCTGAGGAATAGTGGAACTGTGAAGGATGATGGTGATTGGAGTGCAGAGACTGTTGATA aGCAAAAACAAACGATGACCTTCAATGAGATTGCAGCCCAGGCAGCTGTTTTCTTCCTTGCGGGCTTTGAAACCTCATCCTCAGTCATCTCCTTCTGCCTGTATGAACTTGCAAAGAATCCCGAAATGCAAGAACGTGCCTACAGGGAGATAAAGCAAGTCCTGGCAGACAATAATTGGGATTATTCCTACGAAGGATTGAAGCAGATGAAATATCTCGAATGCTGTATGGATG AAATCCTGCGAATCTATCCACCTGCCCCATCAATCATCCGAATCTGTACGAAGGACTACAAAATCCCCGAGACGAATGTAACAATTGAAAAGGGAACAAATATCTTCATCCCCATCTGGGGTCTCCAAAAGGATCCAAAATACTTTGAGAATCCCGAGAAATACAACCCTGAACGCTTCCTCCCCGTGAATTCCGACAAGAGAGTCCCATTCACCTATCTCCCATTCGGGGAAGGTCCCCGGAGTTGTATTGGAGCCCGTATGGGGCGCCTCAATGCCAAAGTTGGCCTAGCTGTACTCCTGCAGACATTCCGCTTTGAATTGGGCCCCACAATGGGACAAACACTCAAAATGGAAGCTAATCAGGTGCTTCTGCAGCCAGTTGATGGTATTAAGCTGCGTTTCATCCCACGGGAGCAAAGAGGGTTAGTCATTCAACTATGA
- the LOC129788556 gene encoding germ cell nuclear acidic protein-like isoform X2 encodes MANPVQRVLFPRENEEGSGGSFLTDDESDKDVSRDDTHCSDLDTQMSKLGIVSPPKRDSRENVMKSVEKVKQGMRELGIPTQEVINDDLRTQDMPSFHLDLAAQDDPESSLSLSREMMKQMNIKEDQEDASNPSIVCISSEDNEEDEEDEESDEVVDATPEVIVLDSSNELPLKDSIPVISQLTTEKGSITSTAENRLNEFFDKIPSLNATLSPHYSTNRLLVPESSEIRESLLRVEEDAVELPETDDEAQNDLKSDSGIEKGEPSVREGKSDKSQTVNISAKIRINIQIEEEEVTSSSDDDGGAEAPAKEAEAKESSEEKDQEEDGIELDQHMESILTEAYGDSWKTKEVLDSIKKKKKKPVDEKRATNYNKFFRNLPTDLESTRFNVDVERKAPPAPIASSSKYPEKAGKQKTPAKKEPSKNEPKYRKFLKICDSDTESEDNAPSESSDNSWKMSSEDVESSSATSCDSSPVQKPTKKKPGKRRRNLRKRDDLEFTQNASSDSENTFFENKPPKEPQNEEVNPCTPKDKILDDGARALPTTKRKLFSRKLYNLEDDFPVNDDEGERKAALKEKSLNEMISPLPAWAMPTKTPKPVNKKLDSVKKVTPKPRKKDLAPEVVSPFFVQQKNEKKCYGFLYSLNPTTPRQLSHPEALNFRENYRSLKGELALELYRRFNGEIFENKLNVPIKWNKKLLTTAGRCTNMQRNGTKLSEIELSEKVLTSADRLRCTLVHELCHAAAWTLDGEKKGHAVNWKKWAMQANKIFPELPKITVSHDYDIEYKYTYECVGCGAKTKMHSKTKKVENIQCKYCKGAIQVFLNKKTKDGQVIQTPVREPNGFAKFVKEKYKIFKTPQTTHAETMKILSQEFTKINLKN; translated from the exons ATGGCCAATCCTGTGCAGAGAGTTCTGTTCCCAAGGGAGAATGAGGAGGGATCTGGAGGGAGTTTCTTAACGGATGACGAGAGTGACAAAGATGTGAGTAGAGATGATACCCATTGCAGTGATTTGGACACACAAATGTCCAAGCTGGGGATTGTGTCACCGCCCAAGAGAGATTCCCGGGAGAATGTGATGAAATCCGTGGAGAAGGTGAAGCAGGGAATGCGGGAACTTGGGATTCCAACGCAGGAAGTGATTAATGATGATCTCAGGACTCAGGATATGCCATCCTTCCATCTCGATTTGGCTGCCCAAGATGACCCGGAAAGTTCGCTCAGCTTATCCAGGGAGATGATGAAGCAAATGAACATCAAGGAAGACCAGGAAGATGCATCAAATCCCTCAATTGTTTGCATCAGCAGTGAAGACAATGAGGAGGACGAGGAAGATGAAGAATCAGATGAAGTAGTGGATGCTACTCCAGAGGTAATCGTCCTGGATTCCAGCAATGAGCTGCCGTTGAAAGACTCCATCCCTGTTATTAGCCAACTCACCACGGAGAAGGGAAGCATCACAAGCACGGCTGAGAATAGACTGAATGAATTCTTTGATAAAATCCCATCTCTCAATGCCACCCTCTCACCACACTACTCCACAAATAGACTCCTTGTTCCGGAAAGCAGTGAAATCCGGGAAAGCCTCCTGCGGGTTGAAGAAGATGCCGTTGAACTCCCGGAAACGGATGATGAAGCCCAAAATGATCTCAAGAGTGATTCAGGGATTGAGAAAGGAGAACCCTCAGTGCGTGAAGGGAAGTCCGATAAATCCCAAACTGTAAATATTTCCGCAAAGATTCGGATTAACATTCAAATTGAGGAGGAAGAGGTGACATCAAGTAGCGATGATGACGGAGGGGCTGAAGCTCCTGCAAAGGAGGCAGAAGCAAAAGAAAGCTCTGAAGAGAAAGATCAGGAGGAGGATGGAATTGAACTTGATCAACATATGGAGAGTATCCTCACTGAAGCTTATGGAGATTCGTGGAAAACTAAGGAAGTCTTGGATTccattaagaagaagaagaagaagccagTGGATGAGAAACGTGCCACCAACtacaacaaattctttagaaaTCTCCCAACGGATTTGGAATCAACGAGATTCAATGTGGACGTAGAGAGAAAAGCACCTCCAGCGCCAATTGCTTCATCTTCAAAGTATCCTGAGAAGGCAGGGAAGCAGAAAACTCCTGCAAAGAAGGAACCATCGAAGAATGAACCAAAGTAcaggaaattccttaaaatctGTGATTCAGACACTGAATCTGAGGACAATGCTCCGTCGGAATCATCAGATAATTCCTGGAAGATGAGTAGTGAAGATGTAGAAAGCTCCTCCGCCACCTCATGTGACTCCTCCCCTGTGCAGAAGCCAACAAAGAAGAAGCCCGGGAAGAGGAGAAGGAATTTACGGAAACGCGATGACTTGGAATTCACACAAAATGCCTCAAGTGACAGTGAAAATACCTTCTTTGAGAATAAACCACCGAAGGAGCCACAAAATGAGGAGGTAAATCCCTGCACGCCAAAGGACAAGATCCTTGATGATGGCGCACGAGCACTGCCAACGACAAAGAGGAAGCTCTTCTCGCGGAAACTCTACAATCTCGAAGATGATTTCCCCGTGAATGATGATGAGGGTGAAAGGAAGGCGGCGCTAAAGGAGAAGAGTCTCAATGAAATGATTTCTCCTCTCCCTGCATGGGCAATGCCCACAAAGACACCCAAACCTGTCAATAAGAAGCTCGATTCGGTGAAGAAGGTAACCCCAAAGCCCCGGAAGAAGGATTTGGCCCCGGAGGTGGTGTCGCCGTTTTTTGTGCAgcagaaaaatgagaaaaaatgctaCGGATTCCTGTATTCACTCAATCCAACGACTCCACGGCAACTATCCCATCCGGAAGCGCTCAATTTCCGGGAGAACTATCGCTCCCTCAAAGGGGAACTCGCTCTTGAGCTATACAGGCGCTTCAATGGCGAAATctttgagaataaattaaatgttccAATTAAATGGAATAAGAAGCTTCTCACAACAGCAGGACGATGCACAAACATGCAAAG aAATGGCACAAAGCTCTCGGAGATTGAGCTGAGTGAGAAGGTTCTCACGAGTGCTGATCGCCTCCGGTGCACACTTGTCCACGAACTCTGTCACGCAGCTGCGTGGACGTTGGATGGGGAAAAGAAGGGGCATGCGGTGAATTGGAAAAAGTGGGCTATGCAGGCAAATAAGATCTTCCCGGAACTGCCGAAGATCACCGTGTCCCATGACTATGACATTGAGTACAAGTACACGTATGAATGCGTGGGGTGTGGGGCAAAGACCAAAATGCACTCAAAGACGAAGAAAGTGGAGAATATTCAGTGCAAATACTGCAAAGGTGCCATTCAGGTGTTCCTCAATAAGAAGACAAAAGACGGGCAGGTGATTCAAACGCCCGTGCGTGAGCCAAATGGCTTTGCAAAGTTCGTGAAGGAGaagtacaaaattttcaagacgCCTCAGACAACACATGCagaaacaatgaaaattctgaGTCAGGAATTTACAAAGattaatctcaaaaattag
- the LOC129788556 gene encoding germ cell nuclear acidic protein-like isoform X1, which translates to MDAKYKILTSVDPSKVPVTVGKKFSKLALRKPVEAVQEIVMANPVQRVLFPRENEEGSGGSFLTDDESDKDVSRDDTHCSDLDTQMSKLGIVSPPKRDSRENVMKSVEKVKQGMRELGIPTQEVINDDLRTQDMPSFHLDLAAQDDPESSLSLSREMMKQMNIKEDQEDASNPSIVCISSEDNEEDEEDEESDEVVDATPEVIVLDSSNELPLKDSIPVISQLTTEKGSITSTAENRLNEFFDKIPSLNATLSPHYSTNRLLVPESSEIRESLLRVEEDAVELPETDDEAQNDLKSDSGIEKGEPSVREGKSDKSQTVNISAKIRINIQIEEEEVTSSSDDDGGAEAPAKEAEAKESSEEKDQEEDGIELDQHMESILTEAYGDSWKTKEVLDSIKKKKKKPVDEKRATNYNKFFRNLPTDLESTRFNVDVERKAPPAPIASSSKYPEKAGKQKTPAKKEPSKNEPKYRKFLKICDSDTESEDNAPSESSDNSWKMSSEDVESSSATSCDSSPVQKPTKKKPGKRRRNLRKRDDLEFTQNASSDSENTFFENKPPKEPQNEEVNPCTPKDKILDDGARALPTTKRKLFSRKLYNLEDDFPVNDDEGERKAALKEKSLNEMISPLPAWAMPTKTPKPVNKKLDSVKKVTPKPRKKDLAPEVVSPFFVQQKNEKKCYGFLYSLNPTTPRQLSHPEALNFRENYRSLKGELALELYRRFNGEIFENKLNVPIKWNKKLLTTAGRCTNMQRNGTKLSEIELSEKVLTSADRLRCTLVHELCHAAAWTLDGEKKGHAVNWKKWAMQANKIFPELPKITVSHDYDIEYKYTYECVGCGAKTKMHSKTKKVENIQCKYCKGAIQVFLNKKTKDGQVIQTPVREPNGFAKFVKEKYKIFKTPQTTHAETMKILSQEFTKINLKN; encoded by the exons ATGGACGCGAAATACAAAATACTAACAAGTGTGGATCCATCAAAAGTACCAGTAACCGTGggaaaaa aatTCAGCAAATTGGCGCTCCGGAAACCTGTGGAAGCTGTTCAGGAGATTGTGATGGCCAATCCTGTGCAGAGAGTTCTGTTCCCAAGGGAGAATGAGGAGGGATCTGGAGGGAGTTTCTTAACGGATGACGAGAGTGACAAAGATGTGAGTAGAGATGATACCCATTGCAGTGATTTGGACACACAAATGTCCAAGCTGGGGATTGTGTCACCGCCCAAGAGAGATTCCCGGGAGAATGTGATGAAATCCGTGGAGAAGGTGAAGCAGGGAATGCGGGAACTTGGGATTCCAACGCAGGAAGTGATTAATGATGATCTCAGGACTCAGGATATGCCATCCTTCCATCTCGATTTGGCTGCCCAAGATGACCCGGAAAGTTCGCTCAGCTTATCCAGGGAGATGATGAAGCAAATGAACATCAAGGAAGACCAGGAAGATGCATCAAATCCCTCAATTGTTTGCATCAGCAGTGAAGACAATGAGGAGGACGAGGAAGATGAAGAATCAGATGAAGTAGTGGATGCTACTCCAGAGGTAATCGTCCTGGATTCCAGCAATGAGCTGCCGTTGAAAGACTCCATCCCTGTTATTAGCCAACTCACCACGGAGAAGGGAAGCATCACAAGCACGGCTGAGAATAGACTGAATGAATTCTTTGATAAAATCCCATCTCTCAATGCCACCCTCTCACCACACTACTCCACAAATAGACTCCTTGTTCCGGAAAGCAGTGAAATCCGGGAAAGCCTCCTGCGGGTTGAAGAAGATGCCGTTGAACTCCCGGAAACGGATGATGAAGCCCAAAATGATCTCAAGAGTGATTCAGGGATTGAGAAAGGAGAACCCTCAGTGCGTGAAGGGAAGTCCGATAAATCCCAAACTGTAAATATTTCCGCAAAGATTCGGATTAACATTCAAATTGAGGAGGAAGAGGTGACATCAAGTAGCGATGATGACGGAGGGGCTGAAGCTCCTGCAAAGGAGGCAGAAGCAAAAGAAAGCTCTGAAGAGAAAGATCAGGAGGAGGATGGAATTGAACTTGATCAACATATGGAGAGTATCCTCACTGAAGCTTATGGAGATTCGTGGAAAACTAAGGAAGTCTTGGATTccattaagaagaagaagaagaagccagTGGATGAGAAACGTGCCACCAACtacaacaaattctttagaaaTCTCCCAACGGATTTGGAATCAACGAGATTCAATGTGGACGTAGAGAGAAAAGCACCTCCAGCGCCAATTGCTTCATCTTCAAAGTATCCTGAGAAGGCAGGGAAGCAGAAAACTCCTGCAAAGAAGGAACCATCGAAGAATGAACCAAAGTAcaggaaattccttaaaatctGTGATTCAGACACTGAATCTGAGGACAATGCTCCGTCGGAATCATCAGATAATTCCTGGAAGATGAGTAGTGAAGATGTAGAAAGCTCCTCCGCCACCTCATGTGACTCCTCCCCTGTGCAGAAGCCAACAAAGAAGAAGCCCGGGAAGAGGAGAAGGAATTTACGGAAACGCGATGACTTGGAATTCACACAAAATGCCTCAAGTGACAGTGAAAATACCTTCTTTGAGAATAAACCACCGAAGGAGCCACAAAATGAGGAGGTAAATCCCTGCACGCCAAAGGACAAGATCCTTGATGATGGCGCACGAGCACTGCCAACGACAAAGAGGAAGCTCTTCTCGCGGAAACTCTACAATCTCGAAGATGATTTCCCCGTGAATGATGATGAGGGTGAAAGGAAGGCGGCGCTAAAGGAGAAGAGTCTCAATGAAATGATTTCTCCTCTCCCTGCATGGGCAATGCCCACAAAGACACCCAAACCTGTCAATAAGAAGCTCGATTCGGTGAAGAAGGTAACCCCAAAGCCCCGGAAGAAGGATTTGGCCCCGGAGGTGGTGTCGCCGTTTTTTGTGCAgcagaaaaatgagaaaaaatgctaCGGATTCCTGTATTCACTCAATCCAACGACTCCACGGCAACTATCCCATCCGGAAGCGCTCAATTTCCGGGAGAACTATCGCTCCCTCAAAGGGGAACTCGCTCTTGAGCTATACAGGCGCTTCAATGGCGAAATctttgagaataaattaaatgttccAATTAAATGGAATAAGAAGCTTCTCACAACAGCAGGACGATGCACAAACATGCAAAG aAATGGCACAAAGCTCTCGGAGATTGAGCTGAGTGAGAAGGTTCTCACGAGTGCTGATCGCCTCCGGTGCACACTTGTCCACGAACTCTGTCACGCAGCTGCGTGGACGTTGGATGGGGAAAAGAAGGGGCATGCGGTGAATTGGAAAAAGTGGGCTATGCAGGCAAATAAGATCTTCCCGGAACTGCCGAAGATCACCGTGTCCCATGACTATGACATTGAGTACAAGTACACGTATGAATGCGTGGGGTGTGGGGCAAAGACCAAAATGCACTCAAAGACGAAGAAAGTGGAGAATATTCAGTGCAAATACTGCAAAGGTGCCATTCAGGTGTTCCTCAATAAGAAGACAAAAGACGGGCAGGTGATTCAAACGCCCGTGCGTGAGCCAAATGGCTTTGCAAAGTTCGTGAAGGAGaagtacaaaattttcaagacgCCTCAGACAACACATGCagaaacaatgaaaattctgaGTCAGGAATTTACAAAGattaatctcaaaaattag